A segment of the Leptolyngbya sp. NIES-3755 genome:
TCGATTTCGTGTCTTCTCGCGCTGAGAAAATCGTGTAATTGCCAGACATCTTGCTGATTAGAAACGGTGCCCGATCGATGGATCACTTCTTGAATTAGCGCTTCAATTTCTCGCTGATAGGCTTGATCGAATGCCGATCGAGAAATCTTTTTTTCGGTCTCAGACCACTGAATCTCACTCACTTGCATTACTTTATTAACAGTCTCAAAGGATCAATAAAAGAGTGAGCGCCCCTGTAGTAGAACGCTCACAATGGAATCATCTTCGATCGAGCAGTTCGTTTATCGAATCAGATTTAAAAGTTCTTTCGGAGAAGCGAGTAAATCGATCGCCACAAAGAAAATCTTACCTTGCGGATCGAGCAGGAAGCGCCAAGCCATGTTCATTCCAACTGCCGCACCAAACCAAGGAGTCTGAACTTTACCTGTGACTTTGATTTGGGTGTAGCCATCTTCAGTCGGTTCAGAAACACCACGTTCGGGCATCAATTTCAGGTTTTGGCACTCTTCTCTAAAAAAGCGCATCACCGCATCGCGACCGACGATCGGTCTTTGGAACGGCGGTTGCAGTGCGCCATCTTGTGCGAACAATTCAATCAAGGTATTAAAATCATTGGCATTCATGTTGTCCATATACTTCTGGACCGTTGCATTATTAATACCTTCGATTTTGACAGCACTGCGCTGAGATTGATCTTTGGGAGCCACAACGGGTTCTGCCACACGGGTGAACTCGCCTAATTTCTGAGTGTCATATCCCATGTCCACGACCGAGTTCCGCAAAACAGTAATTTGCTGACCTTGATCCATTTCCCGTAACGCTTGCAACACTGCTGAAGCATTTGCCGAAAGCTCATAACCTGTTGGAATTGGGGCAACGATACCTTGCTCCATCCATTCTCCAAGCTGAAACCAGAAACCGAGCTTAATATTCGGCGACCAAGTTGCGTAAGTGCGACAAATCGGTGTGTCTGCCCGATTCGCGAGATCGCACATCACTTGAGTTTGCTCAGGAAACGACATTTTCTTGATTTCTGCCAAGGTCGGTTCTGCAAACTGCATACTCGCCGCACCCGGAGCCGCGATCGTCACCGTTTTACCCATTTCCAAGTAAGCGAACCAAGTCCAAGCCAGTTGATCCTCTGCACTAAGTTGATTGAACCGAGCCGTCGTAGCAGGTACAGCATCCGCTGAGAGTGTGTTAGGAAAAATTCCACGGGCTGAGTCGATGGTAATCGCCATAAATTGACACCTAGAGTAGTGAACGGGTCGCAGAAAACTCGATCGCTGTAGAGCGTCGCTTTTCTCTGTTACTGTACAAATTATCATATTTCGTAACAATTGATTAATTTTTCTTTACAATCTCTCTCATAAAACAACTCGATGCTTCCCGGCTAGCTCCGAATCCAGGATTTTTTATAAATATCTTGAATGCGTGGGATCTCAAGGCTTACAGTTCTTAGAATAGAGAAAGAACATCCTAAAGATTTGTATCAAACAGGGAGGAGTGAGATGACTCCTGCGGTGCTCATAGAAAAACTACAGAAGCGCTATGGATCAGTGGAAGCCGTTAAAGAGGTGTCGCTAGAAGTTCGACCCGGCGAGATTTTTGGGCTTTTGGGTCCGAATGGAGCAGGCAAAACGACGACGTTGCGCTGTCTGTGTACCTTGACGGAACCCGATGCAGGCAGAATCGAAGTATCGGGAATCAGCGCGATCGACAATCCCCGTGCTGCCCGTCAAAGATTAGGCTACGTCGCTCAAGCCGTCGCGATCGATAAAATGCTCACCGGTCGCGAACTGCTCGAACTCCAAGCGGCTCTTTATCATTTGCCAAAAGCCTCGATCAAGCCTCGAATCGCTGAAATGTTAACCCTGCTCGGACTCGATGAATGGGCAGATAAAAAGAGCGGCACATATTCAGGCGGATTACAAAAACGATTGGATCTCGCTGCGGGATTGCTTCATCAGCCAGACGTTTTGGTATTAGATGAACCGACCGTCGGACTGGATATCGAAAGCCGTGTCGCGGTTTGGAATTTCTTACGTCAACTGCGCGAACAAGGCACATCGGTTTTAATCACCAGCCATTATTTAGAGGAAATTGATGCACTTGCCGATCGAGTGGCGATTATCGATCGAGGAGTTGTCATCTCTTCAGGAACGCCTTCGGAACTGAAAGATCAAGTGGGAGGAGAACGGATCACCTTACGGATTCGAGAATTTTCGCCACTGGATGAAGCTGAAAAAGCGCGATCGCTGCTCGAATCTTTACCCATCGTTCAAGAAGTGATCATTAATGGAGCGCAAGGAAATTCGCTAAACTTAGTCGTCTCTCCGAATAGTGATGCCTTGTCCAAAGTTCAACAAGCTCTTCAACAAGCGGGACTCCCGACCTTTGGAATTGCTCAGTCACGTCCGAGTTTGGATGATGTCTATCTTGCTGCAACCGGACAAACTCTAATGGATGCGGAACTTGCGGCAGCCGGAAGTCGAGACCCGAAAGCAGAACGTAAGCAAAACATGAGATAGCAAACAACTATGAGTACAACCATTACCCCGTCTAAAACTTCGTTCGACTCAAAATCGACGATCGCGCCTCCAAATCCAGTAGGCGATTTTTTCCAAGAAACGGCAGCGATGACTCGTCGATTGTTTATTCAGTTGCAGCGTCGCCCTTCTACTTTGATTGCTGGCATTATTCAGCCGTTGATGTGGTTGTTCCTATTTGGCGCACTGTTTCAAAATGCACCGAGAGGATTGTTCGGGGATCAAGTGAATTATGGTCAGTTCTTAGGGGCTGGCGTGATTGTGTTTACTGCGTTCAGTGGTGCTTTAAATGCCGGACTTCCAGTGATGTTCGATCGAGAATTTGGGTTTCTTAATCGATTGTTAGTGGCTCCACTCGCTTCGCGATCGTCGATCGTGATGGCTTCAGCAATTTTCATTACGACTCTGAGCCTGATTCAAACGAGCGCGATCGTCGTCATGAGTGCTTTCTTAGGTGCAGGATTACCGAGTCCGATCGGTCTTGCATTGGTCGCTCTGATCGTTTTGTTATTAGTCGTTGGAGTGACCGCTTTAAGTTTAGGATTGGCGTTTGCGCTACCGGGACATATCGAATTGCTTGCCGTAATCTTTGTCACGAACTTGCCGTTACTGTTTGCGAGTACAGCACTTGTTCCACTGTCGTTTATGCCGAAATGGTTGCAAGTGGTCGCGACTTTGAATCCGCTGAGTTATGCGATCGAGCCAATTCGCTATCTGTATCTGCACCCGGATTGGAGCTTTGGCAGTGTGATCATGCAAGCTCCGTTTGGGAATGTGACCTTGGGTGGAGCATTGTTGATTTTGGTTGGACTTTGTGCGATCGCGCTTATTGCGGTTCAACCCTTGATGAAACGTCGATTAGCTTAGAAGCTTGTTGAACAGCAATATAAAGTGGGGGGATTAGTATCGAGACGATCCCCCATTTTTGTGCTTAAAAATTACTCCCGACGCTTGATGTGCTGGAAATAGTCCTGTAACATCCATCTCACATTACTTTTCGTCACTTTTTGTCCCAGCACGTCCGTCATCAGTCGCCACAATTCAGAGCCGACATTGCGAATGAACCCCTCATCATAGCCGTGATCCCGTGCAATCTCACGATAGCCTCTACTATTCCAGGACTCTTGGAGCACGATCGTTTGAACTTTGGTCAAGGGACGCGGATAGAGTAACTGTTCAACAAGGGTGAGTAACTGATTGTTCGGTGCATCATTAGGAGCGAGCAAACAGTTGCTTCTTTCTTTTACATTCATGCTGATCTGTGGTTTCCAAAGACAAATTTTTCACGGGATGCTGTCTTAAACCCTGAAGCAATAATCAAATCAATTCTTATACGCATATTATTTTTAACACTGAACCCATAAACTTACAATCAAGAAATAACAATACTGATTCCTATCATTACTAAATAAACTCATCAGGATACTGTTTATTAATTTGTATAAAGGTTAGCGGTAGAACCTGTAATCGAGCTAGGACATCGCTTTTTCTCGGCTTCCAACTTGTGACATAAATATGACATTCATGTGACATTAGCAAAAGAATTTCCATGTCAGAAATATTACTCTTGAGTTGTCTCCGTATAAATCATGAGTAGTAAAGATTAATTTACACACTTAGCTTTTGCTCAATACGGAGCGACGAAACACGATCGTGCATCTTTCGCCAGATCAACTTTTTCTGACCGCCTATTGAGGTGACAACAATGAGAACTTTTTTAGAGAAACAGACTTTCCTTGAAACTGGGAATGATTCTGGATTCACCGCAAAATCAGCTTCGCTGCAACTCGATACCGATGAATCGAACTTGCTCTTACGTCAATTGAGTGCAAGCATTAGTCGATCGTCGATCGGCTACAATCCCAGTGACTTCGCGGGCAATACGCTCTCAACTGCAAGAGCGATCGCGGTTAGTGCAACTACAACAAGCTATCAGGATTTCGTTGGCAGCGTTGATACGAATGATTACTATCGCTTTACCCTAACTGATACCCGCAACTTCTCACTCGGACTGACTGGATTAACTGCGGATGCAGATGTCAGCCTGCTCAATAGTACAGGTAGCTTTATTGCAGGGTCATCTCTAGGCGGAACCTCTGCGGAATCGATTGCTCAGCAATTGACCGCAGGAACCTATTACATTCGAGTCTACCCTTACAGCGGTGACACTAACTACACCTTGAGTGTGTCTGCCGCTCCATCAAGCATTGATTTTGCGGGCAACACCCTCTCCACTGCACGAGTCATTACTGTGGGTACAACCACAACAAACTATCAGGATTTTGTCGGGAGCGTTGATACGAATGATTACTACCGCTTCAGCTTGAGTGATACCCGCAACTTCTCGCTTAGGCTCACTGGACTCACTGCGGATGCAGATGTCAGCCTGCTCAATAGTACAGGTAGCTTTATTACAGGGTCATCTCTGGGCGGAACTTCTGCGGAATCAATTACTCAGCAACTGACCGCAGGAACTTATTACATTCGGGTTTACCCCTACAGCGGCAACACCAACTACACCTTAAGCGTGTCTGCTGCTCCAGTTTTACCAAGTCTCAGTATTGTTGCCACTGATCCAACTGCGGCTGAGGTGAATTCGGGACAAGCCGCGAATCCTGGACTGTTTACAATCACCAGAACCGGCAGTACGGCGGCGGCTCTGACATTGAGCTATCTCGTTAGCGGAAGTGCGACAAAAGGCAGTGACTACAACAACATCACAGGCACGACCGGCAACACGGGTACGATTACCATTCCAGTGGGAGCCACCAGCGTCACGATTCCAATTAATGTGATTAACGATGCTCTAATCGAAGCCTCTGAGAGCGTTGTGCTCACCCTCAATTCAGGCACAGGCTATCAACTCGGCACAAACAGTGCGACAGTCACGATTCTTGACAATGATTCCCCGACTGTGCCTAACCCAACCGTTTCGACCTTTGCCCTAACAGGTAATAACCAAATTGATTCCCTGCTGGCATCGTCGAGAACCTTCTGGAATACGAGTGGCAGCGGCGGCAACATTACCTATAGCTTCTACCGCAATTCTTCAGGTTCGTATTACGGTTCTGAAATCGTGACGGAACTGAGTGAGACGATCAAGACAAGTGTTCGCAGGATTTTGTCAATGATTTCGTCCTACGTCAACGTCAACTTTGTAGAGGTGGCAGATACCGCAAATAGCTTCGGAGTGCTGCGCTATATGTTCTCCAACTTGGGTGGTGGTGGCGGTTATGCTTATGCCTACTACCCAGGGGTCGGTGTTGGCGGAGATGTGCATCTCAGTTCTGCCTACGAGAGTGATCCAGTGAATCGCTTCTCAGGTGCGCCAGGCAACCACGGATATATGACGCTGATTCATGAAACGTTCCATGCGATCGGCTTAAAACATCCTGGAAACTACAATGGTTCCGGAACTGGAGAAGGTCCGTTCTTGCCGGGAGGTGAAGACAACACCACTAATACTCTCATGTCCTACAACTTTCCAGGACCAACAGCGATTACGCCGATGGCTTATGATATTCGGGCGCTCCAGTATCTCTATGGAGTCCGAAGCTACAATTCAACCAACACCAACTACGTCTTTAATTCAGTCAATAACTACACGCTCAACGGACAAGTCTTTGGCACGACTGGAACCAGCAAACAATCCGTATGGGATAGTGGCGGTGTAGATACGTTTAACTTCTCTGGGCTTGCGACGACCGATCGCTATCGATTTGATTTGCGGGGTGGCGGGTTGATGACGACGCAATCCGCTTTCAACAGCACAAGCTACACCGACCGGAGTGGAACGGGCACATATTCGATGACGGGGTTTGGGACTTCGATCGCATTTAATACCGTGATTGAGAACTTAGTGAATTCTCGATCGGATGATTTCGTGATTGCGAATAGTGCCGCGAATACCTTCAGTGGCTATACTCGCGGCGTGTTCACGGGTAATGATATCTATGAAGGAACCAATTCGGCTGATGTGCTGGATCTGAGCAGTTATGGTTTGGCTGATTTAGCGACGACGGTGAGTAGTGGAACCTTGAATATCCGACTCGGAACGAGTGGCACAATCCAGGTGCGGAATTACTTTAGTTCTGCGGGTTCGATGCGAGTGCGAGTGGGTAGCACGTTCTATCGATACAGTACGACTGGAGGTTGGCAAGTTGCGCCTTCGCCTGCGTTACCTGCGAATCATGGAGAACTGGTGACCGCTTCGGGAGGGTTGACATCTCGTCGGGATCTTCCTGCTGCTCCGGATACGCCTGCGGTAATTGCTTGTAGCTGTGCTGCTTGTGCTGTGGAACGTCGGTTGAATCAGTTGGGCAATTCAGCGTTGAGCGATCGAATTCGACGCGCAGCGTAATTGCACAAAAACAGAGAGGGCAGATCTGGATGGAACTGCCCTTTTCTTGATCGAATTCATTCTGGACTTCTATAGCAATCCTAATTGAGTCATAAATCTCCGATCTGCCCTCATCCCCAACCCTTCTCCCTAGGGGAGAAGGGAGCTAGACTCTTGTTCCCTCTCCCCTAGGGAGAGGGCTAGGGTGAGGGCAGAATGACTATGCTCTTACAAATCAAATAGGATTGCTATAGCTTGAACCCTCAGTGCTCATTGCATTCTATTGTTCACACCGACAATGCTGCATCCGTTTGGGTCGCATCACTGCCCCCAGAGTAGACCAAACCCCGCTGGACATCGAGCGTGACAATCTCACCATCGCGAATCATGCCCGTCGCATTTTTCACACCGACTAAGACAGGAATTCCCAACCGCAGTCCGATCACCGCTGCATGACTCGTTAAACTACTATCTTCGGTCACGATTCCAGCAGCTTTACGAATGGCATCAATATGATCTGCATTCGTACTGGGAGCTACTAAGATTTCACCGGAATGAAATTGGCGGATTTCTTTCAATGTCGAAGCTAATCTAGCGCGACCACTGACTGATCCTTGTCCAATTCCCACGCCTTTTCCACGCACTGCGGTGACCACTTCAACCTTAATCAAATCGGTTGAACCTGCCACTCCTTGAAGCGTTCCAGCCGTGAGAACAACGAGATCGCCTTCAGAAACTAAGCCTTTTTCTTGTGCGACATTGAGCGCGGCTTGGAAAGTTTGCCCGGTCGAGGGCAGATCTAATACTAAAAGCGGTTTCACCCCCCAAACGAGTTGCAGTTGACGGGCGACATCCACATGGGGCGTGATTGCCAGAATTGGAGTTCTAGGACGGAACTTTGAAACGTTACGGGCGGTTGATCCCGTTTTCGTCAAAGACATGATCGCAGAAGCATCAAGTTGGACGGCGATATTTCCGACCGCTTGACTGATTGCATTCGGAATCGATCGACCACTATTCTCGCTGGGTTGCTTCGCGTTCTCTTGCTCGATCCGAACCGCGATCGATGCCATCTGAGACACTGCCTCGATCGGATACTTCCCAACCGCTGTTTCGTTCGACAGCATCACCGCATCGGTTCCATCCAAAATCGCATTTGCCACATCGGAAATCTCTGCGCGAGTCGGACGCGGACTATGCACCATACTATCGAGCATCTGAGTCGCGGTGATGACTGGAATTCCGAGACGATTCGCAGTTTTGATCAGGCGCTTTTGCAGGATTGGAACATCTTCGGCAGGCAGTTCAACACCGAGATCACCCCGCGCAACCATCACACCATCAGAGATTGATAGAATTGCCTCCATTTGTTCGATCGCTTCGTGCTTTTCGATCTTGACAATCACCGGAACCGATTTGCCCGCGCTCGAAATCAGTTCTTTGATCTCTAAAACGTCTTGAGGATTGCGGACAAAGCTGAGTGCTACCCAATCTACGCCCTGATCTAATCCGAACACTAAATCTTTGCGATCTTTGTCAGTTAGCGCTTTGATCGATAGATAGACACCGGGGAAATTGACCCCTTTATTGTTCGAGAGCGGACCCCCGACGACAACACGACAATGAAGCGATTGTGTTGCTTGATCAATCTCTTCGACTTTCATTTCAACTCTGCCATCATCGAGCAGAATCGTTGCACCTTGAGGAACTTCTTCGGAAAGCAGATCGTAAGTCACCGAGCTAATCTCTTGAGTTCCGGGAACTAGGCGGCTTGTGAGTGTAAATCGATCGCCTTTATTCAAAATAATTGAGCCGTTCTCGAAGCGTCCTAAGCGAATTTTGGGACCTTGGAGATCCTGTAGAATTGCGACGGGTTGATTCAGTTCAAACGAAACTTGTCGAATCAGGCGAATGCTGCGGAGATGATCATCGTGCGTCCCGTGCGAGAAATTTAGACGTAGCGTGGTGGCTCCAGCTTCGATCAGATCGCGTAGAACATCCGGGCTGCTGGTTGCAGGTCCGATCGTGGCAACAATTTTCGTGCGACGGTGAGAAGATTGCAGTGGCATTACAGTGAAAAACCTAGAGAGTCAAATAGGGTCGAACCTGCATACAAAGCAGCACATCCACGACCCGTTTAGACCGGATCGAGGGCATCTGGGATACTACCACGTTTGGGCACAGGGCAGAATCGCTTTTGGTTAGAGATTATCGCAGCTTTGTATGCAAAATGTTACGGAAAATCAGGGGGAAACTTCAAGTCAGTGATGTAAGGGAATTCTGACTTGCCGGAGCGATTCAAAAAGAGATCGATCGTAATAAAAGAAAATCAATCAGAATAGTTCGGAACTTCCGAATACGGATCGCATCCTCGTTAAAATAGTTACGATTTATGTTTTGTTTCAATTGTTTGCAGTTTTCAACTCCGCTCCTCTAGTCGTTTGCCCATAGTTTTGACCAATGATCTCAGACCTGATTGAACTCGACGGAAGAAAGTTTGTTCCAGCCGATCAGATGCCCGTTCCAGAATGGGCTTCGGTGTTGAATGAGCGCCCGCAGCCGATTTTGACGCTCAAAGACGATGATATGTTCTTGCTGACCGATACGTTTGGAAATATCGGCGGATCGTCAGATGAAGGGCGAAGTAGCGGTTTAGGGCTGTTTTGCAATGATACGCGGTTTCTCAATCGCTTGGAACTACAGCTTGATGGACGATCGCCCATTTTGCTCAGTAGTACAGCAGAGAAAGGATTTGTCCTATCGGTGCTGTGTACTAATCCGAGACTCGACGATCGCATTCCCGCAGAAACGATCGGGATCAAGCGCGAACTCGTTCTCAATGGCGGATTGTTTGAAGAGATCGAAATCGCGAACTACAGTACTGAACCGGTTGAGTTTGAACTCAGTTTGAGCTTTGGAGCCGATTTCATTGATTTATTCGAGGTGCGAGGATTTGGTCGAAATCAGCGAGGAACACTCCTGAGACGATTGCCCTCAGAAGCGAATGAGGTGGATGATGTCGATTCATTTGTCGCGGTGGACGAATTGGGACAATCTCCGATGGAGCTAACGTTGGCGTATCAAGGATTGGATGGTTCGATTTTAGAATCCCGTATTGATTTTGTTCATTATCAACCGGATACAGTGAAGGGCTACACCGCCGTTTGGCGATTGAATTTTCAACCGCATGAGAAACAGACCTTTGGATATCGTTTGCAGCCTTTGAGCAATGGTCGTCCGGTTTCCAGAGTGAGTGCGCCCATTACCTTATCTCAGGCGAAAGCAGCAGAGTTCGCGGAAGAACAACACTGGAGGCAACAGGCAACGCAGATCCGAACGGATAAAACCACATTCAATCGTGTGGTTGAACGCGCTGAACAAGATGTCTATCTACTCAGACAAACGTTTGGTAAGAATAAAGCTTTGTCCGCCGGAGTCCCCTGGTTCTCAACTTTATTCGGACGAGATTCGATCATTGCTGCTTCCCAAACTCTGTTACTTGATCCGCAGATTGCACGAGAGACGCTGACCATCCTGGCACATTACCAAGGCAAGACTGACGACGAATGGCGCGAGGAACAACCGGGTAAGATTCTGCACGAGATTCGATTCGGAGAAATGGCACGATGCCAAGAAATCCCGCATACGCCTTACTACGGAACAGTCGATGCAACTCCACTTTGGTTGATGTTGTATGCCGAATATTTCTCTTGGACAGCGGACTATGAAACGCTCGATCGACTTTGGAATAATGCGATCGCTGCAATGGATTGGGTCGATCGCAATCTAAAAGCAACCGGATATCTCAGCTACGAGCGCAAATCGAAACGCGGCTTAGATAACCAAGGCTGGAAAGATTCGGGGAACTGCATTGTCGATCGTAAAGGCAAACTCGCTCAAGGTGCGATCACACTCTGCGAAGTTCAAGGCTATGTCTATTCCGCCAAAGTTCGATTGAGCCAGATTGCTCGAATGAAAAAGCGAATTGATCTTGCCGATCGCTGGGAAGAAGAAGCTCGCGATCTCAAAGTTCGATTCAATCGCGATTTCTGGATGGAAGATCAAGACTTCTGTGCTTTGGCGTTGGATGGTGATGGCAATCCCGTTGATAGCATTACCTCGAATCCAGGACATTGTTTGCAGTTAGGAATTTTTACACCAGAGAAAGCCTACAGTGTTGCAGAACGGCTACGTGCTCCGGATATGTTCAATGGTTGGGGCATTCGGACATTAAGTAGCTTGTCGCCTGCTTACAATCCCATGGGTTATCACGTTGGATCAGTGTGGCCTCATGACAATGCGTTAATTGCGATCGGACTTCGTTCTCTGGGTCTAATCGATCAAGCGCTCGAACTCTGTAAAGGCTTGCTCGATATGACTCGTCACCAGCCTTATCAGCGTCCGCCAGAATTGTTCTGTGGCTACGATCGCACCGATGACAATGAACCTGTGCAATATCCGGTGGCTTGTACTCCGCAAGCTTGGGCAACCGGAAGCGTTTTCCAACTGGTTCACATGATTGTGAATTTAGTCCCAGATGCACCGGGGAACTGTTTGCGAGTGATTGATCCAGCTTTGCCGGAATCGATTAACTATCTAGCACTGAAAAATCTCCGGGTGGGTCCGACTTTGCTCGATCTTGAATTTGAGCGATCGGGATCTTCGACTTCTTGCCGCGTCTCGAAAAAACGGGGGAACTTGCGAGTCGTAATTGAAGCGTAGATAACGTTTGATGTTGGGGTCTCCTGTCAGTGTGATGGGAGATTTTTTTTGCGATCGCTCAAACAGTCCAATCTTCGATCGATAGATTCGGATTCGTCTTGTCGTGCAGCATTCATCTGCTCTATCACTCTTACAAAATAGGGATCGGAAAATGCCTGCATATTCAATCCAAGGATTCTCTGGTTGACCTGGTTGAGTTGTTGTACTTTCCATCTGCACTGGAATGATAGATCACGCCTAGTTTAGCGAAG
Coding sequences within it:
- a CDS encoding amylo-alpha-1,6-glucosidase (similar to AA sequence:cyanobase_aa:LBDG_00770), which gives rise to MISDLIELDGRKFVPADQMPVPEWASVLNERPQPILTLKDDDMFLLTDTFGNIGGSSDEGRSSGLGLFCNDTRFLNRLELQLDGRSPILLSSTAEKGFVLSVLCTNPRLDDRIPAETIGIKRELVLNGGLFEEIEIANYSTEPVEFELSLSFGADFIDLFEVRGFGRNQRGTLLRRLPSEANEVDDVDSFVAVDELGQSPMELTLAYQGLDGSILESRIDFVHYQPDTVKGYTAVWRLNFQPHEKQTFGYRLQPLSNGRPVSRVSAPITLSQAKAAEFAEEQHWRQQATQIRTDKTTFNRVVERAEQDVYLLRQTFGKNKALSAGVPWFSTLFGRDSIIAASQTLLLDPQIARETLTILAHYQGKTDDEWREEQPGKILHEIRFGEMARCQEIPHTPYYGTVDATPLWLMLYAEYFSWTADYETLDRLWNNAIAAMDWVDRNLKATGYLSYERKSKRGLDNQGWKDSGNCIVDRKGKLAQGAITLCEVQGYVYSAKVRLSQIARMKKRIDLADRWEEEARDLKVRFNRDFWMEDQDFCALALDGDGNPVDSITSNPGHCLQLGIFTPEKAYSVAERLRAPDMFNGWGIRTLSSLSPAYNPMGYHVGSVWPHDNALIAIGLRSLGLIDQALELCKGLLDMTRHQPYQRPPELFCGYDRTDDNEPVQYPVACTPQAWATGSVFQLVHMIVNLVPDAPGNCLRVIDPALPESINYLALKNLRVGPTLLDLEFERSGSSTSCRVSKKRGNLRVVIEA